One genomic window of Notamacropus eugenii isolate mMacEug1 chromosome 6, mMacEug1.pri_v2, whole genome shotgun sequence includes the following:
- the LOC140510405 gene encoding tricarboxylate transport protein, mitochondrial-like isoform X1, which produces MWPEVLSGRGPNRLRLGLASVPVSGGGKITHTVKAILAGGIAGGIEICISFPTEYIKTQLQLDKRAKQARYSSITHCVRLTIQEHGFLGLYRGLSSLFYGSIPKSAVRFGMFEFLSNHVRDADGRLSNSKSFLCGLGAGATEAVVIVCPLETIKVKFIHDQTSGNIRYQGFIHGIRAIVQQEGLHGIYQGLTATIIKQASNQAIRFSTMTSLRNWYQGDNPKKEINPFITAIFGIAAGAASVFGNNPIDVVKTRMQSLEAHMYKNTFDCAHQIYKNEGLSGFYKGTIPRLSRVCLDVAVVFVLYEQIVRFLNFIWKAE; this is translated from the exons ATGTGGCCAGAGGTTCTGAGCGGCCGCGGTCCCAACAGACTCCGTTTGGGCCTGGCCTCAGTCCCAGTGTCTGGGGGAGGCAAGATCACTCACACCGTGAAGGCGATCCTGGCTG GCGGCATTGCTGGAGGCATCGAAATCTGCATCAGCTTCCCCACAGAGTACATCAAAACACAACTGCAGCTGGATAAGAGGGCCAAGCAGGCCCGATACAGCAGCATCA CTCACTGTGTGAGGCTGACCATTCAGGAGCATGGCTTCCTAGGGCTGTACCGGGGCCTCAGCTCTCTGTTCTATGGCTCCATCCCCAAGTCAGCAGTGAG GTTTGGCATGTTTGAATTCCTGAGCAATCATGTCCGAGATGCTGATGGCAGGCTGAGTAACAGTAAGAGCTTTCTCTGTGGCCTCGGAGCTGGTGCCACGGAGGCTGTTGTCATTGTCTGTCCTCTGGAAACCATAAAG GTGAAATTTATTCATGATCAGACATCTGGAAACATCAGATACCAAGGGTTCATACATGGAATTCGTGCGATTGTACAGCAAGAAG GTTTACATGGAATCTATCAGGGCCTCACAGCCACCATCATCAAGCAGGCATCCAATCAGGCCATCCGCTTCTCCACGATGACCTCCCTCCGCAACTGGTACCAAG GTGACAATCCAAAGAAAGAGATAAACCCTTTCATCACTGCCATCTTTGGGATAGCTGCAGGAGCTGCTAGTGTCTTTGGCAACAACCCGATCGACGTGGTAAAAACGAGGATGCAG AGCCTGGAAGCTCACATGTATAAAAACACATTTGACTGTGCCCACCAGATCTACAAGAATGAGGGTCTCTCAGG GTTTTACAAGGGAACCATTCCCCGTCTTAGCAGAGTTTGCCTGGACGTAGCCGTTGTCTTTGTCCTGTACGAACAAATCGTCAGATTCCTCAACTTCATCTGGAAGGCCGAATG a
- the LOC140510405 gene encoding tricarboxylate transport protein, mitochondrial-like isoform X2 gives MFEFLSNHVRDADGRLSNSKSFLCGLGAGATEAVVIVCPLETIKVKFIHDQTSGNIRYQGFIHGIRAIVQQEGLHGIYQGLTATIIKQASNQAIRFSTMTSLRNWYQGDNPKKEINPFITAIFGIAAGAASVFGNNPIDVVKTRMQSLEAHMYKNTFDCAHQIYKNEGLSGFYKGTIPRLSRVCLDVAVVFVLYEQIVRFLNFIWKAE, from the exons ATGTTTGAATTCCTGAGCAATCATGTCCGAGATGCTGATGGCAGGCTGAGTAACAGTAAGAGCTTTCTCTGTGGCCTCGGAGCTGGTGCCACGGAGGCTGTTGTCATTGTCTGTCCTCTGGAAACCATAAAG GTGAAATTTATTCATGATCAGACATCTGGAAACATCAGATACCAAGGGTTCATACATGGAATTCGTGCGATTGTACAGCAAGAAG GTTTACATGGAATCTATCAGGGCCTCACAGCCACCATCATCAAGCAGGCATCCAATCAGGCCATCCGCTTCTCCACGATGACCTCCCTCCGCAACTGGTACCAAG GTGACAATCCAAAGAAAGAGATAAACCCTTTCATCACTGCCATCTTTGGGATAGCTGCAGGAGCTGCTAGTGTCTTTGGCAACAACCCGATCGACGTGGTAAAAACGAGGATGCAG AGCCTGGAAGCTCACATGTATAAAAACACATTTGACTGTGCCCACCAGATCTACAAGAATGAGGGTCTCTCAGG GTTTTACAAGGGAACCATTCCCCGTCTTAGCAGAGTTTGCCTGGACGTAGCCGTTGTCTTTGTCCTGTACGAACAAATCGTCAGATTCCTCAACTTCATCTGGAAGGCCGAATG a
- the TEKT1 gene encoding tektin-1: MAKLLQAPPKFLLREWHIANKTQCSSAEAQRSRSERIIAESQRLMKEIENTTQGSQSDVKVKIDQRLDEIRFWEKELSDKLDQLVKEIEVLFTFKTRLEKALEGCQEPLYIAQKCLAYREQRVGIDLVRDEVDRELVKEAEVLQGVISLLQRTLEQTLEQLRLNRAAKYNLEKDLKDKCVALTIEDFCSSLTNNNPEICYANNVVKIESNSVSIDDWADFSNLNVEKADKQRNNTMALEALIDRILSQTANDLRKQFEAVNLAFQGRIKETRDAKDKLAIYLAKVMDEITSQENNIATLNKAILDKEAPAKVAHTRLESRCHRPNVELCRDVVQYRLIKEAGEISSNIGKLKDVLAQAEIELKGLSRRQLSLQEEIQVKENTLYIDEVLCLQMRKSILHHDY, translated from the exons ATGGCCAAACTGCTACAAGCCCCTCCCAAATTCCTGCTGCGGGAGTGGCACATTGCTAACAAGACTCAGTGCAGTAGTGCTGAAGCTCAGCGATCACGGTCTGAGCGAATCATTGCCGAGAGCCAGAGACTGATGAAAGAGATCGAGAACACCACCCAGGGTTCCCAGAGTGATGTCAAAGTTAAGATCG ACCAGAGACTTGATGAAATAAGGTTCTGGGAGAAGGAATTGAGTGACAAACTTGATCAGCTTGTGAAGGAAATTGAAGTGCTGTTCACATTTAAGACGAGATTGGAGAAGGCCCTGGAGGGCTGCCAAGAGCCCTTGTACATTGCCCAGAAATGTCTGGCATATAG GGAGCAGCGTGTTGGGATTGACCTCGTACGTGATGAGGTAGATCGTGAGCTGGTCAAGGAGGCAGAAGTCTTACAGGGAGTCATATCCCTGCTCCAGCGCACCCTGGAACAAACCTTAGAGCAGCTCAG GTTGAACCGAGCTGCTAAGTACAACCTTGAGAAGGATCTGAAGGACAAATGTGTTGCTCTGACCATTGAAGACTTCTGTTCCTCGCTCAccaacaacaaccctgagatctGCTATGCCAATAATGTTGTCAAAATTGAGTCTAA CTCTGTGAGTATCGATGACTGGGCAGATTTCTCCAACCTTAATGTGGAGAAGGCAGATAAACAGAGGAACAACACAATGGCCCTGGAGGCCTTGATCGACAGAATTCTGTCCCAGACAGCCAATGACCTGCGCAAACAGTTTGAGGCTGTGAACCTTGCCTTCCAAGGCCGGATCAAAGAAACAAGagatgccaaggacaaattggccATATACCTGGCCAAG GTGATGGATGAGATTACCTCCCAGGAAAACAACATTGCAACTTTAAATAAAGCCATCCTTGACAAAGAGGCCCCTGCCAAAGTGGCCCACACCCGCCTGGAGTCTCGGTGCCATCGGCCCAATGTGGAGCTGTGCCGGGATGTGGTACAGTACCGCCTGATAAAGGAGGCTGGTGAGATCTCCAGCAACATTGGAAA GCTAAAGGACGTGTTGGCCCAAGCCGAAATCGAGCTGAAAGGATTGAGCCGCCGGCAGTTGTCATTGCAGGAGGAGATCCAGGTGAAGGAGAACACGCTGTACATCGACGAGGTCCTCTGCctgcagatgaggaagagcatCCTTCACCACGACTACTGA